A stretch of the Nothobranchius furzeri strain GRZ-AD chromosome 5, NfurGRZ-RIMD1, whole genome shotgun sequence genome encodes the following:
- the unm_sa1261 gene encoding serine/threonine-protein kinase SBK1 translates to MSSSAHGSSVDILEELQLIAAQNLEKLDINKYYEVVRELGKGTYGKVDLVIHKIRGTKMALKFLRKKTTKLKSFLREYSVSLYLSPCPFIINMYGIAFETDDCYIFAQEYAPAGDLFDIIPPQVGLPETVAKRCVHQVAIALDYLHCKKLVHRDIKPENVLIFDTECRKVKLSDFGMTRRAGSPVKRVSGTIPYTAPELCDTSRHEGFCVDYSTDVWAFGVLLFCMMTGNFPWEKAMPNDSFYEEFVCWQRRRTTTVPSQWRRFTDEALRMFRRLLSIEQQRRCSVKQVFSYFNQSWMLDTENGNSSGGALVGGPLPLNISSSSSEEDALVDRLKQQSLSPACTAVKGGFVMDTHFSSGNSSPASSGGYERVNRDNNERGRILVTTPIEICV, encoded by the exons ATGAGCTCGTCGGCGCACGGCTCCTCCGTGGACATCCTGGAGGAACTCCAGCTGATCGCTGCACAAAACCTGGAAAAGCTGGACATCAACAAATACTACGAAGTGGTCCGTGAGCTGGGAAAGGGAACCTACGGGAAGGTGGACCTGGTCATCCACAAAATCAGAG GCACAAAGATGGCGCTGAAGTTCCTGAGGAAGAAGACGACCAAGCTGAAGAGCTTCCTGAGGGAGTACAGCGTCTCGCTCTACCTGTCGCCCTGCCCCTTCATCATCAACATGTACGGCATTGCCTTTGAGACAGACGACTGTTACATCTTTGCCCAGGAGTACGCTCCGGCTGGAGATCTGTTTGACATCATCCCTCCACAG GTGGGACTTCCAGAGACGGTGGCAAAGCGCTGTGTCCACCAGGTGGCCATCGCTCTGGACTACCTGCACTGTAAGAAGCTGGTGCACAGAGACATCAAGCCTGAGAATGTCCTGATCTTTGACACTGAGTGCAGAAAGGTCAAGTTGTCAGACTTCGGCATGACTCGGCGTGCTGGATCTCCAGTAAAACGCGTAAGCGGCACTATCCCGTACACGGCGCCCGAGCTGTGTGACACATCGAGGCACGAGGGCTTCTGCGTGGACTACAGCACCGACGTGTGGGCGTTCGGCGTGCTGCTGTTCTGCATGATGACTGGGAACTTCCCCTGGGAGAAGGCCATGCCCAACGACTCCTTCTACGAGGAGTTTGTTTGTTGGCAGCGTCGTCGGACCACCACAGTGCCGTCGCAGTGGCGCCGCTTTACTGATGAGGCTCTCCGGATGTTCCGCCGACTCTTGTCTATCGAGCAGCAGCGTCGCTGCTCAGTCAAACAGGTCTTCAGCTACTTCAACCAGAGCTGGATGTTGGACACAGAGAACGGGAACAGCAGCGGTGGAGCTCTAGTCGGTGGACCGCTGCCTCTGAACATCAGCTCCTCTTCATCTGAGGAGGACGCGTTGGTGGACAGGCTGAAGCAACAGAGCCTATCACCTGCTTGCACTGCAGTGAAGGGCGGGTTTGTGATGGACACCCATTTCTCCTCTGGTAACAGCTCACCAGCCTCTTCTGGTGGCTATGAGCGAGTCAACAGGGACAACAATGAAAGGGGACGCATCCTGGTGACCACGCCCATCGAGATCTGTGTGTAG